The Pseudomonas extremaustralis genome contains a region encoding:
- a CDS encoding sigma-54-dependent Fis family transcriptional regulator, which produces MHNDHFSRHAQQVLTVARGQDLSHGPASDPSIARSWLRCLQDYHLDPALSIAPTVLEHGRLLESRERLHQVLQIAGSEMNSLHQQLSGAGHAVLLTDARGVILNCVTAPSERRIFERAGLWLGADWSEACEGTNGIGTCLVERQSLTIHRDEHFRGRHTGLTCSASPVFDPHGQLLAVLDVSSAREAVSRQAQFHTMALVNLSAKMIESCYFLRHFENHWLLRFHLQAESVGLFSEGLLAFDGEGRICAVNQSALNLLGQMRGGLLGQPVEAFFDCSLDQLLGRASANATASWPLCTRDGRQLFAALRGQARSAPAPVAKPAAVPLPGICLGDPALQNDFRKALRVFERDVPLLINGETGSGKEAFAKAVHQASQRANKAFVALNCAAIPESLIESELFGYRGGTFTGARKEGMQGKLQQADGGTLFLDEIGDMPLALQTRLLRVLEDRMVVPIGGEPQAIDVRIISATHRNLLDRVQDGSFREDLYYRLNGLDIRLPALRERTDKAQLLDFLLAQEAGDQPVALEPAVRQALLAFAWPGNVRQLRMVLRTLVALCSQGVVRFDDLPPTIGQPAAASVTPSTDSSLDAAERAALLTALAQQHWHMSQTAVVLGVSRNTLYRKLRKYGIARQLQTSC; this is translated from the coding sequence ATGCACAACGATCATTTCAGCCGCCATGCCCAGCAGGTATTGACCGTCGCGCGCGGCCAGGATCTGTCCCACGGCCCGGCCAGCGACCCGTCCATCGCCCGCTCCTGGCTGCGCTGCCTGCAGGACTACCACCTCGACCCCGCCCTGAGCATCGCGCCGACCGTGCTCGAACACGGCCGCCTGCTGGAGAGCCGTGAGCGTCTGCACCAGGTGTTACAGATCGCCGGCAGTGAGATGAACAGCTTGCATCAGCAGCTCTCGGGCGCCGGCCATGCCGTGCTGCTGACCGATGCGCGCGGGGTGATCCTCAACTGTGTCACCGCGCCGTCCGAGCGCAGGATTTTCGAGCGCGCCGGGCTGTGGCTGGGCGCCGACTGGAGCGAGGCGTGCGAAGGCACCAACGGCATCGGCACCTGTCTGGTGGAGCGCCAATCCCTGACCATTCATCGCGACGAGCATTTTCGCGGGCGGCATACGGGGCTGACGTGTTCGGCGAGCCCGGTGTTCGACCCCCATGGCCAACTGCTGGCGGTGCTCGACGTGTCATCGGCCCGGGAAGCGGTGTCGCGCCAGGCCCAGTTCCATACCATGGCGCTGGTGAATCTGTCGGCGAAGATGATCGAGAGCTGTTACTTCCTGCGTCACTTTGAAAACCACTGGTTGCTGCGCTTTCATTTGCAGGCCGAATCGGTGGGGCTGTTCAGCGAAGGCTTGCTGGCATTCGATGGCGAGGGGCGCATTTGCGCAGTGAACCAAAGCGCGCTGAACCTGCTGGGGCAGATGCGCGGTGGCTTGCTGGGGCAGCCGGTCGAGGCGTTTTTCGACTGTTCACTGGACCAATTGCTCGGACGCGCCAGTGCCAATGCCACGGCCAGTTGGCCGTTGTGCACCCGTGACGGGCGGCAGTTGTTCGCGGCGTTGCGCGGCCAGGCGCGCAGTGCGCCGGCGCCCGTGGCCAAGCCAGCAGCGGTGCCGCTGCCCGGCATTTGCCTGGGCGACCCGGCGCTGCAAAATGATTTTCGCAAGGCGCTGCGGGTATTCGAGCGCGACGTCCCCCTGTTGATCAATGGCGAAACCGGCTCTGGCAAAGAAGCCTTCGCCAAGGCCGTGCATCAGGCCAGCCAGCGCGCGAACAAAGCCTTTGTCGCCCTCAACTGTGCCGCCATCCCGGAAAGCTTGATCGAAAGCGAACTGTTCGGCTATCGCGGCGGCACCTTTACCGGCGCACGCAAGGAGGGCATGCAAGGCAAGTTGCAGCAGGCCGATGGCGGCACCTTGTTCCTGGATGAAATCGGCGATATGCCGCTGGCGCTACAAACCCGCTTATTAAGGGTGCTGGAAGACCGCATGGTGGTGCCCATCGGCGGTGAGCCCCAGGCCATCGACGTCAGAATCATCAGCGCGACGCACCGGAATTTGCTCGACCGTGTGCAGGACGGCAGTTTTCGCGAAGATTTGTATTACCGGCTCAACGGCCTGGACATTCGCCTGCCGGCCTTGCGTGAGCGCACCGACAAGGCGCAATTGCTGGATTTCCTGCTGGCCCAGGAGGCCGGCGATCAGCCGGTCGCCCTTGAGCCGGCGGTTCGCCAGGCATTGCTGGCGTTCGCCTGGCCCGGCAATGTGCGGCAACTGCGCATGGTGCTGCGCACATTGGTCGCTTTGTGCTCCCAGGGCGTTGTGCGGTTTGACGATCTGCCACCGACCATTGGCCAGCCTGCGGCGGCAAGCGTCACACCATCGACCGATTCGTCACTGGACGCCGCCGAACGTGCGGCATTGCTGACGGCACTGGCGCAACAACACTGGCATATGAGCCAGACCGCCGTGGTGTTGGGCGTCAGTCGAAATACGCTTTATAGAAAGTTGCGTAAATATGGAATTGCCCGTCAATTGCAAACTTCATGTTAA
- the exaC gene encoding acetaldehyde dehydrogenase ExaC, with product MRYAHPGTEGAIVSFKAKYGNFIGGEFVAPVDGNYFTNTSPVNGKPIAEFPRSTAKDIDKALDAAHAAADAWGKTSAQDRALVLLKIADRIEQNLELLAVTETWDNGKAVRETLNADIPLAADHFRYFAGCIRAQEGSSAEINEHTASYHFHEPLGVVGQIIPWNFPLLMAAWKLAPALAAGNCVVLKPAEQTPLGINVLMEVIGDLLPPGVLNVVHGFGKEAGEALATSKRIAKIAFTGSTPVGAHIMHCAAENIIPSTVELGGKSPNIFFADIMKAEPSFIEKAAEGLVLAFFNQGEVCTCPSRALVQESIYDDFMKVVMKKIESIKRGDPLDTDTMVGAQASEQQFDKILSYLEIAKGEGAQLLTGGKVEKLSGDMAGGYYIQPTLLKGTNDMRVFQEEIFGPVVSITTFKDEAEALAIANDTEFGLGAGVWTRDINRAYRMGRAIKAGRVWTNCYHLYPAHAAFGGYKKSGVGRETHKMMLDHYQQTKNLLVSYDINPLGFF from the coding sequence ATGCGTTACGCACACCCCGGTACTGAAGGCGCGATCGTTTCGTTCAAGGCCAAGTACGGCAACTTCATTGGTGGCGAATTCGTTGCGCCGGTCGATGGCAACTACTTCACCAATACCTCGCCGGTCAACGGTAAGCCTATCGCCGAATTCCCGCGTTCCACTGCCAAAGACATCGACAAGGCGCTCGACGCCGCCCATGCCGCCGCTGACGCCTGGGGCAAGACCTCGGCCCAGGATCGCGCGCTGGTGCTGCTGAAAATCGCCGACCGCATCGAACAGAACCTCGAACTGCTGGCCGTCACCGAAACCTGGGACAACGGCAAGGCCGTGCGTGAAACCCTCAACGCCGACATCCCGCTGGCGGCCGACCACTTCCGCTACTTCGCCGGCTGCATCCGCGCCCAGGAAGGCAGCAGCGCCGAAATCAACGAACACACCGCGTCCTACCACTTCCACGAACCGCTGGGCGTGGTCGGCCAGATCATCCCGTGGAACTTCCCCCTGCTGATGGCCGCGTGGAAACTCGCCCCGGCCCTGGCCGCCGGCAACTGCGTGGTGCTCAAGCCCGCCGAGCAGACTCCGCTGGGCATCAACGTGCTGATGGAAGTGATCGGCGACCTGCTGCCGCCGGGCGTGCTGAACGTGGTGCACGGTTTCGGCAAAGAAGCCGGCGAAGCCCTGGCCACCAGCAAGCGCATCGCCAAGATCGCCTTCACCGGTTCCACCCCGGTGGGCGCGCACATCATGCATTGCGCCGCCGAGAACATCATTCCGTCGACCGTTGAGCTGGGCGGCAAGTCGCCGAACATCTTCTTCGCCGACATCATGAAAGCCGAACCGTCGTTCATCGAAAAGGCCGCCGAAGGCCTGGTACTGGCGTTCTTCAACCAGGGCGAAGTGTGCACCTGCCCATCCCGCGCACTGGTGCAGGAGTCGATCTACGACGACTTCATGAAAGTGGTGATGAAAAAGATCGAGTCGATCAAACGCGGCGACCCGCTGGACACCGACACCATGGTCGGCGCCCAGGCCTCCGAGCAGCAGTTCGACAAGATCCTGTCCTACCTGGAAATCGCCAAGGGCGAAGGCGCGCAACTGCTGACCGGCGGCAAGGTCGAGAAGCTCAGCGGCGACATGGCCGGCGGCTATTACATCCAGCCGACCCTGCTCAAGGGCACCAACGACATGCGCGTGTTCCAGGAAGAAATCTTCGGCCCGGTGGTGAGCATCACCACCTTCAAGGACGAAGCCGAAGCCCTGGCCATCGCCAACGACACCGAGTTCGGCCTGGGTGCCGGCGTATGGACCCGCGACATCAACCGCGCCTACCGCATGGGCCGCGCGATCAAGGCGGGCCGCGTGTGGACCAACTGCTACCACCTGTACCCGGCGCATGCCGCGTTTGGCGGTTACAAGAAGTCCGGCGTCGGTCGTGAAACCCACAAGATGATGTTGGATCACTACCAGCAGACCAAGAACCTGCTGGTGAGCTACGACATCAATCCATTGGGCTTCTTCTAA
- the eat gene encoding ethanolamine permease: MPSEPTGSSVDFEKVDSQYFQQRELKKGAAGWVLLVGLGVAYVISGDYAGWNFGLAQGGWGGMFLATLLMATMYLCMCFSLAELSSMIPTAGGGYGFARSAFGPWGGFLTGTAILIEYAIAPAAIAVFIGAYCESLFGIGGWMIYLAFYIIFIGIHIFGVGEALKLMFVITAIAAIALGVFLVSMVPHFNVANLLDIPVTEAKGASTFLPFGYVGVWAAIPYAIWFFLAVEGVPLAAEETKNPKRDLPRGLIGAIVVLTSFALLILVIAPGGAGTYALIKSDNPLVEALALSYGGSTWMGSFVNLVGLAGLIASFFSIIYAYSRQIFALSRAGYLPRKLSQTNKSKAPVLALVIPGIIGFGLSLTGQGNLLILVAVFGATISYVLMMAAHITLRIRRPKMDRPYRTPGGIFTSGVALILACVAVVAGFLVDPRVVIGAAIIYGVLIAYFAFYSRHHLVAGTPEEEFAAIQAAEAALH; encoded by the coding sequence ATGCCTAGCGAACCGACTGGATCCTCTGTCGACTTCGAAAAAGTCGATTCCCAATACTTCCAACAACGCGAACTGAAAAAAGGCGCCGCCGGCTGGGTCCTGCTGGTCGGACTCGGCGTTGCCTACGTGATCTCCGGCGACTACGCCGGCTGGAACTTCGGCCTGGCCCAGGGTGGCTGGGGCGGTATGTTCCTCGCCACCTTGTTGATGGCCACCATGTACCTGTGCATGTGCTTTTCCCTGGCCGAGCTGTCTTCGATGATCCCGACCGCCGGCGGCGGCTACGGCTTTGCCCGCAGTGCCTTCGGGCCTTGGGGCGGGTTTCTCACCGGCACCGCCATCCTGATCGAATACGCTATCGCCCCCGCCGCCATCGCAGTGTTTATCGGCGCCTATTGCGAGTCGCTGTTCGGCATTGGCGGCTGGATGATTTACCTGGCGTTCTACATCATCTTTATCGGCATCCATATTTTCGGTGTCGGTGAAGCCTTGAAGCTGATGTTCGTGATCACCGCCATCGCCGCGATTGCCCTGGGGGTATTCCTGGTGTCGATGGTGCCGCATTTCAACGTCGCCAACCTGTTGGATATACCGGTGACCGAGGCCAAGGGCGCCAGCACCTTCCTGCCATTCGGCTACGTCGGCGTGTGGGCCGCGATCCCTTATGCGATCTGGTTTTTCCTCGCCGTCGAAGGTGTGCCCCTGGCCGCCGAAGAAACCAAGAACCCCAAGCGCGACCTGCCCCGCGGCCTGATCGGCGCCATTGTGGTGCTGACCAGTTTTGCGCTGTTGATCCTGGTGATCGCCCCCGGCGGCGCGGGCACTTATGCGCTGATCAAGTCGGATAACCCGCTGGTGGAAGCCCTGGCGCTGTCCTATGGCGGCTCGACCTGGATGGGCAGCTTCGTCAATCTGGTCGGACTGGCGGGCCTGATCGCGAGCTTTTTCTCGATCATCTACGCCTATTCGCGGCAGATCTTTGCCTTGTCCCGCGCCGGCTACCTGCCGCGCAAACTGTCCCAGACCAACAAGAGCAAGGCGCCGGTACTGGCGCTGGTGATCCCCGGCATCATCGGTTTCGGCCTGTCGCTGACCGGCCAGGGCAATTTGCTGATTCTGGTGGCGGTGTTTGGCGCGACCATTTCCTACGTGCTGATGATGGCCGCCCACATCACCTTGCGCATCCGCCGCCCCAAAATGGACCGTCCATACCGCACACCGGGCGGCATCTTCACCTCCGGCGTGGCCTTGATATTGGCCTGCGTGGCCGTGGTGGCGGGCTTTCTGGTCGACCCACGGGTGGTGATTGGCGCCGCGATCATCTATGGAGTATTAATTGCTTACTTTGCTTTCTACAGCCGGCATCACTTGGTAGCAGGCACGCCCGAAGAAGAATTCGCGGCGATCCAGGCCGCAGAAGCCGCCTTGCACTGA
- a CDS encoding ethanolamine ammonia-lyase subunit EutB, which translates to MASFSHAVGAQTYRFDSLKDVMAKASPARSGDFLAGVAAQNDGERVAAQMALANIPLKHFLQEALIPYESDEVTRLILDTHDRQAFAPVSHLTVGGLRDWLLSDAADEQSLRSLAPGLTPEMAAAVSKIMRVQDLVLVAQKIRVVTQFRGTMGLRGRLSTRLQPNHPTDEPAGIAASILDGLLYGNGDAMIGINPATDSIASICAMLEMLDAIIQRYEIPTQACVLTHVTTSIEAINRGVPLDLVFQSIAGTEAANASFGISLSVLQEGYEAGLSLNRGTLGQNLMYFETGQGSALSANAHFGVDQQTCETRAYAVARHFKPFLVNTVVGFIGPEYLYNGKQIIRAGLEDHFCGKLLGVPMGCDICYTNHAEADQDDMDTLLTLLGVAGINFIMGIPGSDDIMLNYQTTSFHDALYARQTLGLKPAPEFEQWLAKMGIFTQADGKVHFGNSLPPAFRHALAQLG; encoded by the coding sequence ATGGCAAGCTTTTCCCACGCGGTGGGTGCACAAACCTACCGCTTCGACAGTCTCAAGGACGTAATGGCCAAGGCCAGCCCGGCGCGCTCCGGGGACTTTCTCGCCGGCGTCGCCGCGCAAAATGACGGCGAGCGGGTCGCGGCGCAAATGGCCTTGGCGAATATTCCGCTCAAGCACTTTCTGCAAGAAGCGCTGATCCCCTATGAAAGCGATGAAGTCACGCGGCTGATCCTCGACACCCACGATCGGCAGGCGTTTGCCCCGGTCAGCCACCTGACCGTCGGCGGCCTGCGCGACTGGCTGCTCAGCGACGCCGCCGATGAACAATCCCTACGCTCATTGGCGCCAGGACTGACACCGGAAATGGCCGCCGCTGTGTCCAAGATCATGCGCGTGCAGGACTTGGTGCTGGTGGCGCAGAAGATCCGCGTGGTCACCCAGTTCCGCGGCACCATGGGCCTGCGCGGGCGCTTGTCAACGCGCCTGCAACCCAACCACCCCACGGATGAACCGGCGGGCATCGCCGCCAGCATTCTCGATGGCCTGCTCTACGGCAACGGCGACGCCATGATCGGCATCAACCCGGCCACCGACAGCATTGCCTCGATCTGCGCCATGCTGGAAATGCTCGACGCCATCATCCAGCGCTACGAGATCCCGACCCAGGCCTGCGTGCTGACCCACGTCACCACGTCCATCGAAGCCATCAACCGTGGCGTGCCGCTGGACCTGGTGTTTCAGTCGATCGCCGGCACCGAGGCCGCCAACGCCAGCTTCGGCATCAGCCTGAGCGTGCTGCAGGAAGGTTACGAAGCGGGCTTGAGCCTAAACCGTGGCACCCTGGGCCAGAACCTGATGTATTTCGAAACCGGCCAGGGCAGCGCCTTGTCGGCCAACGCGCACTTTGGCGTCGACCAGCAAACCTGCGAAACCCGCGCCTACGCGGTGGCCCGGCACTTCAAACCGTTCCTGGTGAACACCGTGGTCGGCTTTATCGGCCCCGAATACCTGTACAACGGCAAGCAGATCATCCGCGCCGGCCTTGAAGACCACTTCTGCGGCAAGCTGCTGGGCGTGCCGATGGGATGCGACATCTGCTACACCAACCACGCCGAAGCCGACCAGGACGACATGGACACCCTGTTGACCCTGCTGGGGGTGGCAGGGATCAATTTCATCATGGGCATCCCAGGCTCCGACGACATCATGCTCAACTACCAGACCACCTCGTTCCACGACGCCCTGTACGCCCGGCAAACATTGGGTTTAAAACCGGCGCCGGAGTTTGAACAGTGGCTGGCGAAAATGGGCATCTTCACGCAAGCCGACGGCAAGGTGCATTTCGGCAACAGCCTGCCCCCGGCGTTTCGCCACGCCTTGGCGCAATTGGGATGA
- a CDS encoding oxidoreductase yields the protein MYLTPQHILLAGASGLTGEHLLDRLLNEPTVTRVLAPSRKPLAAHPRLESPVGDPAVLLPQLSGPVDIAFCCLGTTIKQAGSEEAFRAIDLDMVVAFAKRAREMGARHLIVISAIGADPKSSVFYNRVKGEMEQALKAQGWPQLTIVRPSLLLGERLEPRLAEQLAGPLSRLIPGKYHGIEVCELARAMWRLALEQQDGVRVVESDELRKLGK from the coding sequence ATGTATCTGACACCTCAACATATCTTGCTGGCCGGTGCCTCTGGCCTGACCGGCGAGCATTTGCTCGACCGCCTGCTCAACGAACCCACCGTAACCCGCGTGCTGGCACCCAGCCGTAAACCGCTGGCGGCACACCCGCGCCTGGAAAGCCCGGTGGGCGACCCGGCGGTACTTCTGCCGCAACTGAGCGGCCCGGTGGATATAGCCTTCTGCTGCCTGGGCACCACCATCAAGCAGGCGGGCTCCGAAGAAGCCTTCCGCGCCATCGACCTGGACATGGTGGTGGCCTTCGCCAAACGTGCGCGGGAAATGGGCGCGCGGCATCTGATCGTGATCAGCGCGATTGGCGCCGACCCGAAATCCTCGGTCTTCTATAACCGGGTCAAGGGGGAGATGGAACAGGCGCTGAAGGCGCAAGGCTGGCCGCAACTGACCATCGTGCGACCGTCGCTGCTGCTGGGGGAACGCCTGGAACCGCGCTTGGCCGAACAATTGGCCGGACCGTTGTCACGCCTGATTCCGGGCAAGTACCACGGCATCGAAGTCTGCGAACTGGCTCGCGCCATGTGGCGGCTGGCGCTGGAACAACAGGACGGCGTGCGGGTGGTGGAGTCGGACGAGCTGCGCAAACTCGGCAAATGA
- the mpl gene encoding UDP-N-acetylmuramate:L-alanyl-gamma-D-glutamyl-meso-diaminopimelate ligase, translating to MHIHILGICGTFMGSMAVLAKELGHHVTGSDANVYPPMSTQLQAQGIELTQGYDPSQFDPVPDLVVIGNAMSRGNPAVEYVLNKGLPYVSGPQWLADHVLQGRWVLAVAGTHGKTTTSSMLAWVLEHAGMSPGFLIGGVPQNFSVSARLGETPFFVIEADEYDSAFFDKRSKFVHYRPRTAILNNLEFDHADIFPDLAAIERQFHHLVRTIPSEGLVIHPTTEPALQRVIEMGCWTPVQTTGAGGQWQVKLLSEDGSRFEVLFEGEAQGIVEWDMTGQHNVANALVTLAAARHVGVVPSMGIAALSAFKSVKRRMEKVADVNGITIYDDFAHHPTAIATTLDGLRKRVCDAPIIAIIEPRSNSMKLGAHRDGLPESVNDADQVVWYAPANLGWDLPAVAARCSVPSTVRDSIEGIIEFVKQQAKPGTHVVVMSNGGFGGLHGKLAEALK from the coding sequence ATGCACATTCATATTCTTGGTATCTGCGGCACGTTCATGGGCTCGATGGCGGTTCTGGCCAAAGAGCTGGGCCATCACGTCACCGGTTCCGATGCCAATGTTTACCCCCCCATGAGCACCCAGCTGCAAGCCCAGGGCATTGAGTTGACCCAGGGTTACGACCCTTCCCAATTCGACCCGGTCCCGGACCTGGTGGTGATCGGCAATGCCATGTCCCGTGGCAATCCGGCGGTCGAGTACGTACTCAATAAAGGTTTGCCTTACGTGTCCGGCCCGCAATGGCTGGCCGACCATGTGCTGCAAGGTCGCTGGGTACTGGCCGTCGCGGGTACCCACGGCAAGACCACCACCAGCAGCATGCTGGCCTGGGTGCTGGAACACGCCGGCATGAGTCCGGGTTTCCTGATCGGCGGCGTGCCGCAGAATTTCTCGGTGTCGGCGCGCCTGGGCGAGACGCCGTTCTTCGTGATCGAAGCCGACGAATACGACAGCGCCTTTTTCGATAAGCGCTCCAAGTTCGTCCACTACCGTCCGCGCACGGCGATCCTCAATAACCTTGAGTTCGATCACGCGGATATCTTCCCGGACCTGGCGGCCATCGAACGGCAATTCCACCATTTGGTGCGCACCATTCCAAGCGAGGGCCTGGTGATCCACCCGACCACCGAGCCGGCCTTGCAGCGCGTGATCGAGATGGGCTGCTGGACCCCGGTGCAAACCACCGGCGCGGGCGGGCAGTGGCAGGTCAAGCTGCTCAGTGAAGACGGTTCGCGTTTTGAGGTGCTGTTCGAAGGCGAGGCTCAGGGCATCGTCGAATGGGACATGACCGGCCAGCACAACGTCGCCAACGCCCTGGTGACCCTGGCGGCCGCGCGGCATGTCGGCGTGGTGCCGTCGATGGGCATTGCGGCGTTGAGCGCGTTCAAAAGTGTGAAGCGCCGCATGGAAAAAGTCGCTGACGTGAATGGGATTACCATCTACGACGACTTTGCCCACCACCCAACGGCGATTGCCACCACCCTTGATGGCTTGCGCAAGCGGGTCTGCGATGCACCGATCATTGCGATTATCGAACCGCGCTCCAACTCCATGAAACTCGGCGCCCACCGCGACGGCCTGCCGGAAAGCGTCAACGATGCCGATCAAGTGGTGTGGTACGCCCCCGCCAACCTCGGTTGGGACCTGCCGGCGGTTGCCGCGCGGTGCTCGGTGCCCTCGACCGTGCGTGATTCCATCGAGGGCATCATTGAGTTCGTCAAACAACAGGCCAAGCCTGGCACCCACGTGGTGGTCATGAGTAACGGCGGCTTCGGCGGCCTGCATGGCAAGCTGGCCGAGGCGTTGAAGTGA
- a CDS encoding YceK/YidQ family lipoprotein yields the protein MNKVLLVVLALQLAGCATARTLDAAKPGAPVVYAGTRLDLYAMNGGCCAMDRFGAEAPSYPGVDLPASAVLDTLLLPLSVLTVLGVGFNATGGL from the coding sequence ATGAATAAGGTCCTGCTGGTGGTACTCGCGCTGCAACTGGCCGGCTGCGCCACCGCACGCACCCTGGATGCCGCCAAGCCCGGCGCGCCCGTGGTGTATGCCGGTACGCGGCTGGACTTGTACGCCATGAACGGCGGCTGTTGCGCCATGGACCGGTTTGGCGCCGAGGCACCGAGCTACCCCGGCGTCGACCTGCCGGCCAGCGCAGTGCTCGATACCTTGCTGCTGCCGTTGTCGGTGCTGACGGTGCTGGGCGTCGGCTTTAACGCAACGGGCGGCCTGTAG
- the ubiX gene encoding flavin prenyltransferase UbiX, translated as MSGPERITLAMTGASGAPYGLRLLDCLVREDREVHFLISKAAQLVLATETDVALPAKVQSMQAFLTEYTGAAAGQIKVYGKEDWMSPVASGSGAPAAMVVVPCSTGTLSAIATGACNNLIERAADVTLKERRQLILVPREAPYSSIHLEHMLKLSNMGVTILPASPGFYHQPQTIDDLVDFVVARILNLLNIPQDMLPRWGEHHLSSDE; from the coding sequence GTGAGTGGCCCGGAACGCATCACCCTGGCGATGACCGGTGCATCCGGCGCGCCTTATGGCCTGCGCCTGCTCGATTGCCTGGTGCGCGAGGACCGCGAGGTGCACTTCTTGATCTCCAAGGCCGCGCAACTGGTGCTGGCCACCGAGACCGATGTCGCGCTGCCCGCCAAGGTGCAGTCGATGCAGGCGTTCCTCACCGAGTACACCGGTGCGGCGGCGGGGCAGATCAAGGTCTACGGCAAGGAAGACTGGATGTCGCCGGTGGCCTCCGGCTCCGGCGCGCCAGCGGCGATGGTGGTGGTGCCGTGTTCCACCGGCACGTTGTCGGCGATTGCCACCGGGGCCTGCAACAACCTGATCGAGCGCGCGGCGGACGTCACCCTCAAAGAGCGTCGCCAATTGATCCTGGTGCCCCGGGAAGCGCCGTATTCGAGCATTCACCTGGAGCACATGCTCAAGTTGTCGAACATGGGCGTGACCATCCTGCCGGCGTCGCCCGGCTTCTATCACCAGCCGCAGACCATCGATGACCTGGTGGACTTTGTGGTGGCGCGGATTCTCAACCTGCTGAATATCCCTCAGGACATGTTGCCGCGCTGGGGCGAGCACCATTTGAGCAGCGATGAATAA